The following are encoded in a window of Amaranthus tricolor cultivar Red isolate AtriRed21 chromosome 2, ASM2621246v1, whole genome shotgun sequence genomic DNA:
- the LOC130806999 gene encoding K(+) efflux antiporter 5, whose protein sequence is MAKLEFFFFRWRFSRIWICSLLLLIAVEIDNNFCNCARSDQEMRERFYGNNILNSTQPQGEGTIAKMIDHVLEKEFSENDQPEGSDGSSFNSSVADKQAELETVAKITHEKGKKNDTGEANGTKAFQIQDVFTLDSEESDDMATLIDKKDNVFVMSNKKSKYPILQVDFRLISDLVLLIVSAAVGGIIFSCLGQPVIVGYLLAGSMIGPGGLKFISEMVQVETVAQFGVVFLLFALGLEFSMTKLRAVGTVAVFGGMLQIIVFMFLCGITAMICGGKLSEGVFVGSFLSMSSTAVVVKFLIERNYNNALHGQVAIGVLIFQDCAVGLLFALLPVIGGNGGILKGIVSMGRLLVILSLYLTTASVLTWSFIPRFLKLMIQLSSQTNELYQLALVAFCLLSAWCSDKLGLSLELGSFVAGVMISTTDFAQHTLDQVEPIRNLFAALFLSSIGMLIRVQFLWNHVDILVASVILVVVFKTSVTAVVTKAFGYSIRTSLLVGLSLAQIGEFAFVLLSRASNLHLIEGKMYLLLLGTTALSLVTTPILFKLMPALTHLGVLMHWFPSESSIQNEERAAMIDERNRML, encoded by the exons ATGGCGAAATtggaattcttttttttcagaTGGAGATTCAGTAGAATTTGGATTTGTTCATTGTTACTTCTAATTGCGGttgaaattgataataatttctGTAATTGCGCGAGATCTGATCAAGAAATGCGCGAAAGATTTTATGGTAATAATATCCTTAATTCTACGCAGCCTCAAGGTGAAGGTACTATTGCGAAGATGATTGATCATGTTTTGGAAAAAGAGTTTTCTGAAAATGATCAACCTGAAG GTTCTGATGGAAGTAGTTTTAACAGCAGTGTAGCTGACAAGCAA GCTGAGCTTGAGACTGTTGCCAAAATAACTCATGAAAAAGGCAAGAAGAATGACACAGGAGAAGCAAA TGGAACAAAAGCCTTCCAAATTCAAGATGTTTTTACTTTGGATAGTGAAGAATCTGATGATATGGCAACTTTGATAGATAAGAAG GATAATGTATTTGTGATGTCTAACAAGAAATCAAAATATCCCATCCTTCAAGTCGATTTCAG GTTAATATCAGATTTGGTTTTGCTGATTGTTTCTGCTGCAGTTGGTGGGATCATCTTTTCATGCTTGGGACAACCG GTTATTGTTGGCTACCTCCTTGCGGGTTCAATGATTGGTCCAGGAGGTCTCAAGTTTATCAGTGAAATGGTTCAG GTTGAAACTGTTGCCCAATTTGGTGTTGTGTTCCTTTTGTTTGCTTTGGGATTGGAATTTTCCATGACGAAG CTCAGAGCAGTAGGGACTGTTGCTGTTTTTGGAGGAATGCTTCAGATCATTGTATTTATGTTTTTGTGTGGCATTACTGCGATG ATCTGTGGTGGAAAATTGTCAGAGGGTGTGTTTGTGGGTTCTTTTCTATCGATGTCGTCAACAGCCGTG GTGGTGAAGTTTCTAATAGAACGAAATTATAACAACGCCCTACATGGTCAAGTTGCTATTGGCGTACTTATCTTTCAG GATTGTGCTGTGGGGTTACTCTTTGCATTGCTCCCAGTGATAGGTGGTAACGGTGGTATTCTAAAGGGCATTGTGTCAATGGGTAGATT ATTGGTGATCTTGTCTCTTTACCTTACTACTGCATCTGTCTTAACATGGTCATTCATACCCCGTTTCCTAAAGTTGATGATACAGCTGTCATCTCAG ACAAATGAACTTTATCAACTTGCTTTGGTGGCATTCTGCTTGTTATCTGCTTGG TGCAGTGATAAGCTGGGTCTTAGTCTTGAATTGGGATCATTTGTTGCTGGGGTCATGATATCTACAACAGACTTTGCACAGCACACTTTGGACCAG GTGGAGCCTATCCGCAATCTATTTGCTGCTCTTTTCCTTTCCAGCATTGGGATGCTTATACGCGTGCAGTTTCTTTGGAATCATGTGGACATTTTGGTTGCGTCAGTTATTCTGGTTGTAGTGTTTAAGACATCGGTTACAGCTGTAGTAACCAAGGCATTTGGTTACAGTATCAGGACTTCCCTTCTT GTTGGACTGTCACTTGCTCAGATTGGAGAATTTGCTTTTGTTCTCTTAAGTCGTGCCTCTAATCTCCACCTTATTGAG GGAAAAATGTATCTTCTTCTACTTGGAACCACTGCCCTTAGCTTG GTTACCACTCCTATCCTATTCAAATTGATGCCTGCTTTGACACATTTGGGAGTTCTTATGCATTGGTTCCCTTCGGAGAGCAGCATACAGAATGAG GAGAGAGCCGCAATGATTGATGAACGCAATAGAATGTTGTGA
- the LOC130807000 gene encoding uncharacterized protein LOC130807000 yields MVSMDDEQQLTDITQDNVKISFCEECNSKESKYKCPACSRRTCSLPCVNAHKKTTGCTGKRNFTQIIPKSQFNDSTLLSDYHLLEDVKRLAESAQRTRVKLCGSHPHFRLPFHLKALQSCAASKGTKLLFLPYGMTKREKNQTRYNQRKKFISWTIEWRFHLTDVVLLEHGVHENSTLRSVIDKHLQPSPWRNKLRRFCEDPLDNVKYFIRENDKGTKAPYRELDLDAPLHHLLGGLVILEYPVIHVFLESDKYDFEVVKDVRPLPRMQDCKKADGDDIVSPVGVRLKEEEIIEDEGGSEPRIIDLLKSPRVDAYMPNSVSGESAEDFPFRFEDRVEMLDANIDVKFDQELIDSYSSLMKINTDVYFADLDELEEGEIPPNSD; encoded by the exons ATGGTATCCATGGATGATGAACAGCAACTTACTGACATTACCCAAGATAATGTTAAAATTTCGTTCTGTGAAGAATGCAATTCAAAGGAATCCAAGTACAAATGCCCAGCTTGTTCTCGCCGCACTTGCAGTCTTCCGTGTGTCAATGCCCACAAGAAAACAACTGGCTGTACTGGCAAAAGAAATTTTACTCAGATCATCCCAAAGTCTCAATTCAATGATTCTACTCTTCTTTCTG ATTATCATTTGTTGGAGGATGTCAAAAGGTTAGCAGAATCTGCCCAGAGAACGCGAGTTAAACTATGTGGGTCTCATCCCCATTTTAGGCTTCCTTTCCATCTTAAGGCCCTCCAAAGTTGTGCAGCGAGTAAAGGGACAAAGCTTTTGTTTCTTCCATATGGGATGACCAAGAGGGAGAAAAATCAAACTAGGTATAATCAAAG gaaGAAATTTATTTCTTGGACAATTGAATGGCGATTTCATTTAACGGATGTTGTTTTGCTTGAACATGG GGTTCATGAAAACAGTACATTGCGCTCTGTTATTGACAAGCATCTACAACCTTCCCCATGGAGAAATAAATTGAGAAGATTCTGTGAAGATCCTCTGGATAATGTCAAATATTTTATCCGtgaaaatgacaag GGCACCAAAGCACCATACCGTGAGCTAGATCTGGATGCTCCATTGCATCACTTGCTCGGTGGTTTAGTGATATTAGAATATCCAGTTATACATGTTTTCCTCGAGTCTGACAAGTATGATTTTGAAGTTGTAAAAGACGTTAGGCCACTTCCACGTATGCAGGACTGCAAGAAAGCTGACGGGGATGATATCGTAAGTCCAGTGGGCGTGAGGCTCAAAGAGGAAGAGATTATAGAAGATGAAGGGGGTTCCGAACCTCGTATAATAGATCTTCTGAAGTCCCCGCGGGTGGATGCATACATGCCGAATTCAGTTAGTGGTGAAAGCGCTGAAGATTTTCCCTTTAGGTTTGAAGATAGAGTCGAGATGTTGGATGCCAACATTGATGTCAAATTTGACCAAGAATTGATTGATTCATATTCTTCGCTTATGAAGATTAATACAGATGTATACTTTGCAGATTTGGATGAATTGGAGGAAGGAGAGATTCCCCCCAACTCTGATTAG
- the LOC130807002 gene encoding CDGSH iron-sulfur domain-containing protein NEET, giving the protein MAFSVSMLKPSLIGSAEPFTKYNSLQHRKRMVVVRAETINPEIRKTEEKVVDSVIITELSKNITPYCRCWRSGTFPLCDGSHMKHNKATGDNVGPLLLKKQ; this is encoded by the exons ATGGCATTTTCAGTTAGTATGCTAAAACCTTCATTAATTGGTTCTGCTGAACCATTTACCAAATACAATTCTTTACAACACAGAAAAAGAATGGTTGTGGTAAGGGCAGAAACAATCAACCCAGAAATCAGGAAAACTGAAGAAAAAGTTGTTGATTCTGTTATTATTACTGAACTCTCCAAGAATATCACCCCTTACtgcag GTGTTGGAGATCAGGAACCTTTCCATTGTGTGATGGGAGCCATATGAAGCACAACAAAGCTACTGGGGATAATGTTGGACCTTTGTTATTGAAAAAACAGTAA
- the LOC130807001 gene encoding UPF0051 protein ABCI8, chloroplastic: MASLIANGISTFLKPCYDPPSTLIHPKIETSKPSTILRSSKPTKIRAEIGYDSTTINQGKSLSSSSISTTTKKEDDPIQKFLKRDYKWGFSEKIDSLTIPKGLSEETIKMISSLKEEPDWMLEFRLNSYYKFLKMAEPKWSDNRYPPINFQDICYYSAPKKKPSLNSLDEADPELLKYFDKLGIPLTERNRLANVSNKNVAVDAVLDSVSIATTHRKTLEKVGVIFCSISEAIREYPDLVRKYLGKVVASDDNYYAALNSAVFSDGSFVYIPKGTRCPMQISTYFRINAFETGQFERTLIVADEGSFVEYLEGCTAPSYDTNQLHAAVVELYADDDAEIKYSTVQNWYAGDEEGKGGIYNFVTKRGVCAGARSKISWTQVETGSAITWKYPSVVLEGDDSVGEFYSVALTNNYQQADTGTKMIHKGKNTRSRIISKGISAGHSRNVYRGLVQILSRADNARNSSQCDSMLIGDKAAANTYPYIQVKNPSGRVEHEASTSKIGEDQLFYFQQRGIDYEKAMAAMISGFCRDVFNELPDEFGAEVNQLMSIKLEGSVG; this comes from the exons ATGGCTTCCTTAATAGCAAATGGGATCTCAACCTTCTTAAAACCATGCTATGATCCACCATCTACCTTAATTCATCCAAAGATTGAAACTTCAAAACCCTCAACAATTCTTAGATCTTCAAAACCCACCAAAATTAGGGCTGAAATTGGGTATGATTCTACAACTATCAATCAGGGTAAgtctctttcttcttcttcaatatcAACAACTACCAAAAAAGAGGATGACCCAATTCAGAAATTCCTTAAAAGGGATTATAAATGGGGTTTTTCCGAGAAGATTGATTCTTTAACAATCCCAAAAGGGTTATCAGAAGAAACAATAAAGATGATTTCTTCCCTTAAAGAAGAACCCGATTGGATGCTTGAGTTTAGATTGAATTCATATTATAAATTCTTGAAAATGGCTGAACCAAAATGGTCTGATAATAGATACCCACCAATTAATTTTCAAgatatttgttattattctgCTCCGAAAAAGAAACCATCTCTGAATAGTTTAGATGAAGCTGACCCTGAACTTTTAAAGTATTTTGATAAATTGGGTATTCCTTTAACTGAAAGGAATCGTTTGGCTaatgttagtaataaaaatgtcgCTGTTGATGCTGTTCTTGATAGTGTTTCCATTGCTACTACACATAGAAAGACATTAGAGAAAGTTGGGGTGATATTTTGCTCGATTTCGGAGGCCATTAGGGAGTATCCTGATTTGGTTAGGAAGTATTTAGGCAAAGTTGTGGCTAGTGATGATAATTACTATGCTGCTTTGAATTCAGCTGTGTTTAGTGATGGATCATTTGTTTATATACCTAAGGGTACTAGATGTCCTATGCAAATTTCCACTTATTTTAGGATTAATGCTTTCGAAACCGGACAGTTTGAGAGGACATTGATTGTGGCAGATGAGGGTAGTTTTGTGGAGTATTTGGAAGGGTGCACAGCCCCCTCATACGACACGAATCAATTACATGCCGCTGTTGTTGAGTTGTATGCTGATGATGACGCGGAGATTAAGTACTCGACTGTGCAGAATTGGTATGCTGGTGATGAGGAAGGTAAAGGGGGGATTTACAATTTTGTTACTAAGAGAGGAGTTTGTGCTGGTGCGAGGTCGAAGATATCGTGGACACAAGTGGAGACGGGTTCAGCGATTACTTGGAAGTACCCTAGTGTTGTTTTGGAGGGTGATGACTCGGTTGGTGAGTTTTATTCTGTTGCTTTGACGAATAATTATCAGCAGGCAGATACCGGAACAAAGATGATACATAAAGGGAAGAATACTAGAAGTAGGATTATATCTAAAGGTATTTCAGCTGGACATTCGAGGAATGTATACAGAGGTTTAGTGCAGATTCTATCTAGAGCTGATAATGCTCGGAATTCCTCCCAGTGTGATTCAATGCTCATAGGTGACAAAGCTGCTGCAAACACCTATCCTTATATTCAG GTAAAAAATCCTAGTGGTCGTGTCGAGCACGAAGCCAGTACATCCAAGATCGGTGAAGATCAGCTATTCTACTTCCAGCAAAGAGGTATCGACTATGAGAAAGCCATGGCTGCAATGATTTCCGGGTTTTGCAGGGACGTCTTCAATGAACTTCCAGACGAGTTTGGCGCAGAAGTGAATCAGCTCATGAGCATAAAACTCGAAGGATCTGTCGGTTAA